One stretch of Streptomyces sp. NBC_01142 DNA includes these proteins:
- a CDS encoding helix-turn-helix transcriptional regulator: protein MPGPKDLDPSSSPRALLGAELRHARENAGLTQEELGRPLFVSGSFIGQLEAGTRRMMPEYAAQIDEILRTNGFFRRNCTASSRSRYPDHFAVAAEAEATATTIKEYAPLLIPGLLQTQAYARAIFRAYQPTATEDVIDELVAARLERARLLDDPTTPLLWAVLDEAVLRREVGGAAEMAEALRRVAGMIRRHRVIVQVLPFEAGGHAALEGGLKLMTFSDGPPLAYLQGLGTGQLEDDPATVARHELTYDLVGAMALSPKESLALIGSVAEDYAHEDQP, encoded by the coding sequence ATGCCCGGTCCCAAGGATCTGGATCCGTCGTCGTCCCCGCGCGCGCTGCTCGGCGCGGAACTGCGCCACGCCCGCGAAAATGCGGGCCTCACGCAGGAGGAACTCGGCAGACCGCTCTTCGTGAGCGGCTCGTTCATCGGCCAGTTGGAGGCCGGCACGAGACGGATGATGCCGGAATACGCCGCGCAGATAGACGAGATCCTGAGAACGAACGGGTTCTTCAGGCGGAACTGCACAGCGTCGAGCAGATCGAGGTATCCGGACCACTTCGCCGTGGCGGCGGAGGCGGAAGCGACCGCGACGACGATCAAGGAGTACGCGCCGCTGCTGATTCCCGGGCTGTTGCAGACGCAGGCTTACGCGAGAGCGATCTTCCGGGCGTATCAGCCGACGGCGACGGAGGACGTCATCGACGAACTCGTCGCGGCCAGACTGGAGCGTGCGCGTCTCCTCGACGATCCAACAACGCCGTTGTTGTGGGCGGTGCTGGACGAGGCGGTACTGCGACGCGAGGTCGGCGGCGCCGCGGAGATGGCGGAGGCGCTGCGCCGTGTGGCGGGGATGATCCGGCGTCATCGCGTCATCGTGCAGGTGCTGCCGTTCGAGGCAGGCGGTCACGCGGCACTAGAGGGCGGTCTCAAGCTGATGACCTTCTCCGACGGACCCCCGCTCGCCTACCTCCAAGGCCTGGGTACAGGTCAGTTGGAGGACGATCCGGCTACCGTCGCCCGCCACGAACTGACATACGATTTGGTCGGGGCCATGGCGCTGTCACCCAAGGAATCCCTGGCCCTGATCGGATCAGTGGCGGAGGATTACGCGCATGAAGATCAGCCCTGA
- a CDS encoding DUF397 domain-containing protein: protein MKISPEYDLTTVTWHKSSYSGGSGGDCLEVATWRKSTHSDGSGGDCLEVADGHPGVVPVRDSKNPDGPALVFRTASWSTFVTDLKHG, encoded by the coding sequence ATGAAGATCAGCCCTGAGTACGACCTGACCACGGTGACCTGGCACAAGTCCAGCTACAGCGGGGGCAGCGGCGGCGACTGCCTGGAGGTCGCCACTTGGCGCAAGTCCACGCACAGCGACGGTAGCGGCGGCGACTGCCTCGAAGTCGCCGACGGCCACCCCGGCGTCGTCCCCGTCCGCGACTCGAAGAACCCCGACGGCCCGGCGCTCGTGTTCCGGACAGCCTCCTGGTCCACATTCGTCACGGACCTCAAGCACGGCTAG
- a CDS encoding ABA4-like family protein, protein MTGFLFELAFWLAAPIWLLLILAPHARVTARIAATPLTVIPVLVVYFAMAIPVFPELWAAVRSPDIDGFRDLAILANGAGAVWAQIIAWDLLLGQWMFLEARRLGIHPLVMGPLLVATILLSPFALPVFLVVRAVKTRSVAERPEPGTGSSASLEGTSRA, encoded by the coding sequence ATGACCGGCTTCCTCTTCGAACTGGCCTTCTGGCTCGCCGCACCCATCTGGCTGCTGCTGATCCTCGCTCCGCACGCGCGCGTCACGGCACGGATCGCCGCCACACCACTGACCGTCATCCCGGTACTGGTCGTCTACTTCGCCATGGCGATCCCCGTGTTCCCCGAACTGTGGGCAGCCGTACGCAGCCCCGATATCGACGGATTCCGGGATCTGGCGATCCTGGCCAACGGCGCCGGGGCCGTCTGGGCCCAGATCATCGCCTGGGACCTGCTGCTCGGTCAGTGGATGTTCCTCGAGGCGCGGCGGCTGGGGATCCATCCGCTGGTGATGGGGCCGCTGTTGGTCGCAACGATCCTGCTGTCGCCGTTCGCGCTGCCCGTTTTCCTGGTGGTGCGCGCGGTAAAGACCCGGTCCGTGGCGGAGCGGCCGGAGCCGGGGACCGGGTCTTCGGCGTCCCTCGAAGGAACTAGCCGTGCTTGA